The Cryptomeria japonica chromosome 6, Sugi_1.0, whole genome shotgun sequence genomic interval ctctctcttcttaCCTCTTCCCACATCCTTATCTCTCTTTACTCTATATTTCCCACTACATTTACCTCTCCATCTCTCCTTCCTTTTATCCATGTTTCTCCCTCTCTATGTATCTTACACACACACCTACTCCTTGTTTATTTCTTCCTATCTTTATCTTTATATTTCTTTCTTTCACCCACACAGACTTCCTATTTCTCCTTCCATATCTCTATCTCCCCTCACTCTCTTGACCTGTCCAATACTTGTGTATCTTTATCTTACTATATCTCTATCTACCCCTCTCATTGTTTCCTCTTTATCTCCATTTTTCCTTCTCTCTTCCTCTtaccttccatctctccctctctatatgttTATCTCTCTCATATTCACTCTAACTCATTATTTATATTCATCTTTCTCTTACTTGTTCTATCTATCTAATTATATCTATATaccacttctctctctctctctctctctctctctctctctctctcaagtcatatctatctttatttcttctttcaatccttatctctccctctttttatctaTATTTCTCCttgtccctccctctctccctgtcACCcccctttttatatctctctacttcacatctctCATATCCACATACACtactttttatttatttctatctctatctctctatttcctCCATCACTatccctttccatctctctctatacCTCTAATTTTACTTGTCTTCATCACCTTCTTCCTATCTCACTCTTGcctcttctatctctatctccctatttCTCTTCCCCTTCTCTATTTATATCTCATCATCTCTACCTCTCCCTTATCCACTCTCATCATCTCTACTTACCTAGATCTCCCactctttatctatatctatttCTATCCATATCTGTCTACTTCTATCTCCTTGTCTCTCTACTTCTCTagccacatctctctctctctctctctctctctctctctctctctctctctctctctctctctctctctctctctctctctctctctctctctctctctctcattcctaTCTTGATCTCTTTCTATCTATATCTTTATCTACACTATCTCCTCTGACATTTCTCTCTTTCCTTAGCCCTCTCTATCTTTCTATATCACCCTCtgtctatatctctccctctccccctctccccttctctctctattaaattaatttctctctccctctatccctctatCCCCctcatctctctcactctccctctcccccctcttccCTCACTTTCCTCTACCTTTCTCTCCCCTCTACACTAtcttctctccccctttcttttcaaccctttctccccatctctccctctcacaTGCCTTATGTAACCCCCTATATATCTCTTTACCTCTACCtctttccctttctcttctcatatatgtctatatatctccctctttttctctcccAGTCTCTATCTCCATTAtttatatctccctctccctctctcctctacATCTCTATCTATcactctatctatctatatttctATATATCCCTCTCTCGTTATCTCTATATCCTTATATCCATGTCTTTATATCACTTCCTCTCACCATCTACACTcctatctttctctctctattttcctCTATATATGTattcctctttatctctccctccttatttatatatttaacttttttaaatatatctatctctcctctctcttttTATGTTTCCATCTCCTCTTTCTATCCATCTCCTCTATCACCAACTCCATCttcatctctatatctatctctttctatatcATGTTTGgaaggatgcatagttgatttaaagTTGTCACTTATCCATTGAGCCctgtgttgcacaaacaacatcattttctaaatgaccTACTTCTTCACCTCATGTACTATACAAATGTTTGCAATTAATAGAACGAAAAAAatcctaattgaccttccaaaccttttcgacgtacccattgcaccttggtgtgcaattgCTAGCTTAATACATTACATTAAATGTATGTCAGCATAATATAATATTATCCAAAATGAAGAGCTTTATTTCCTTGGCTGAAAAGGACAAATTTGGATGAGTAGTTTGTTCTTCGATTTGATAACATTTATAACTATTTTATTATAGATTTAAAATTTATTATccaaattttaataaattatttatttttatatgaaaattaattattagatagttttaatatttttaatttaaaaaaataaaaataaaaattatttattaaaaaaattcattagatcttttttatttttttattttattttttattttgttgaaatgtatttgatttttttaattgtcaaggggaaaaataaatatttttaaatatttgagtTGTTCTAGTGAATTTTTGTACTTCATGGGAACTCATAATTTTAACTGTATTTAAATATTTGAtaaattgatttaaaattttattttcaattatatttcttttcatttaattaattttaatatattaaatataataatattaattttataatatttctaTTATATAGATTTtacattaaaatattattatatataattgttttttttttgccCCAATTGTATTAGCATTGTCATTTCTCTTTGTatatctccctctccttctccatctACATATCTCACCTTTCATCTCTAATTATTGGTAGGAACTAATTGGTCACtcttgtttttatttaatttttttaatttgtcataaattgtatcaTCTATTTAGatttaaaaatgattttttaataaaaTGACGAGTTCACATAAATGTGTATGCACATATCTTATAAAATTTTTTATTATGagattaaaaaatgattttctaaaaaaatgaaaaaaaatgttcaTAGTGCAATATATGTGTGTATTTGTtgcaattcatttttttaaaaaatttgttatAACTTCAAttgtttttttttgcaatttttaatatttgatttatttaggaacttttaattttttattaattataagatcaatttagattcaaaaatgattttttaataGAATTTGAacaaaaaatcatcttgaaattaaaaatatatatttttgttagAATTCTAAATTTAAATTACTTGCCATATATAATAAACATTTATTTTTTcatgtttgaaaattttaaataaaaaactatATAAATATAAAATCTGAAAATATATTTTCGTTACAATTCTAAATTTATTTTCACATTTCATGTTTAAAGATTTTAAATAGAAAATTAAGTAAATTTAAAATGTTACTGCGTGCATGTAaaggattttaaataaaaaaataaaaaaaataaaaaatgttactcCATGCATGTAAAGAACCATGGGAcagtctaaaaatagaaaatcagaTGAATTTAAGGAGCATGGTCTTGCCTAATTTAGTACCGATTAAGTTTTCTGCTCTTTATTTAGTTTGTCTTGCTCGAGCTGTGATCACCTGAATTGAGTTTTATCCACTTCTGCATTTTTccacttctgcattgattcactTGGCGTCTTTTCAGTGCATTTAAGTTCGTCTGTATTAAGAGAAGATGCACAAGTCATACGACAGTTTCTGGAAATGGGGCAATGCCCGGAAGAAGATGGCATTTGTGAAAACCAGTTCTCCGAATGAGGCCTCACTAATTCCAGGTAATGAATGTTTACTACTCAATTTCCTGCCACCCACATGCTGATGTTTTCTTCATTTGTACTTAATGAATGTTGAATGTCTAATGCAGAAGCCCAGCCCATGCAGTTGGTGAATGTGGGTACTGGCAGTAATGAAAATCACAATGAATCCTTTGGTGCGCTTAACATGTTGGCAGCTGTAGCCGCTGGTTTTCTGGAAATGGAAGATAAGGAGGGTAAGGGGGGTTGTGGGCAGTGGGAAATGGTTAAGCCCACTAGATTCAGAGCACCCTCATCACATAAGCTGGTGATAAGAAGAGCTTGCAACGGTGCGCTTCAATGTGTTTCTTCAGAGCGTCAACCAGTTCTCAGATTCAAGAGAGCTCATGATGATAAGGACCAAGTAGCAGTCCCTCATAGTCATGTTCCCAGATTCAAGAGAGCTCGAAACATGAGCTCCAAGTATTCGGATTTCGTTTTGCATTAGTACTAAACGTATGAAACAGGGATTATGTATCCATATTGTTAATGCCCATATTGCAATGTTTATTGTAACAGGGATTATGTATCCAATTATGTATTCTTGCTTCTCCAATTAATAAAATACATGTAAAATTTGAATCTGAGGTTGGAGTTATGGATGCCTGTGTTGGTTTTTATAAGGCCTAATCTCACATGTAAAGTTTCATTTATTGGATATATTAGCTACATACTTGAGGTTGGTTTTTCCATCAGAACTCACACTTAGGAAAAAACTAGATACTTTTAGACACTTGTTTTTAAGTCATTTCACACACGTCGTAAATGCACGCATCGACTTAATGTAACTAAAGGCTCAAATTAATGTAATTCAAATATTGAAATCTTGAGTAAATGTAATTCAAATAATGAAATCTTGAGTAAATGTAATGTCTAAATTGTTTAGTTGAAGGCACTTTAACCAGCGCAACTATGTCACTTAGTAAGCTTTCATTCTTGCTAATGTTCCTTCCTTAATTGTTTCATCGCCATTTCCAAGCTTCAAACATATGAGTTGTATTAAACTGCCCAAAACATTTAATGGAGGGGGATTTCTTCTGATCTTATTCGGACTGAATCTTATTTGCTGAACTGCACCAACTGCACCAAAGTACTCCAGAGATGTAATCTTTGAGTTTCTAAGATAGCTAAGCTTATATTCCATTTGTTTCCTTAATCTTATTTCTTCTGATCTTATTCGGACTGAATCTTATACATGCATCTGCTGAACTAACTCCACCAAGGTCC includes:
- the LOC131037460 gene encoding uncharacterized protein LOC131037460, encoding MHKSYDSFWKWGNARKKMAFVKTSSPNEASLIPEAQPMQLVNVGTGSNENHNESFGALNMLAAVAAGFLEMEDKEGKGGCGQWEMVKPTRFRAPSSHKLVIRRACNGALQCVSSERQPVLRFKRAHDDKDQVAVPHSHVPRFKRARNMSSKYSDFVLH